The Methanofastidiosum sp. genome contains the following window.
TTCCACGCCTGAATATACAATTAATAAAGCCACAAGTATAAGCATTATTCCTACAATAGCTGTCGATAAAGTTTCTATTTTGCCGTGTCCATAGTTATGAGAATCATCTACTGGTTTTTTTACATATTGGAAACCTAACAATACCACAATATCTGAAGCCGTATCAGAAATAGAATGTATCGAATCTGCTATCATTGCAGTACTTTGACCCAATATGCCAGCAATAAACTTGAAGATAGTTAGAACAATATTTCCAAGAAGCCCAATATATGTAACTTTTACACCTTTCTCCGACCGTTCTAGAGTAGATAAAGCTTCTTGCATATATAATAATATAATAATTGTTTTAAATATTTGTTGTTCAATCGTCTATGCAATAATCGGCGATAAGTAACTTGGCCTATAATATATTATAATTAATTATTTAACTTGTTTCTTTATAATTTGATGAGCATGAAGAAAACCTTAATTGCATTGTTATTCACCCTTAGTTTTATTTTATCTTTTGGAGAAATAGCTTATGCAACTTCGTACCATATTTATCCTGGTGATGATCTAGCGAATACTATTACTAACAATACTTGTAGTTGGGACATTGTATGCCTCCATGAGGGCATTCATACTTTAAGTGCAGATGTCAATATTTCAGGAAAAAGTCTTCCAATAGTTGGAGATGGATATGATAAAACCATAATTCTTCTCGAAGACCATGTATTTAGGATATATAAAACCCAAAATAACGCAAATCCTATGATCTTTACAATTTCTGGAATCACTTTTAAAAATGCAAAGGCCTCTGAGAGCATTATTTTTGAGAATTATGTTCCTAGCCATTCTATTACTTTAGTGTTATCTGATTGTAAATTTGAAAATTTAGGAGATATTTCATTTATCTCTGCCGTATACCCCATTAGAGATTATAAAATGACAATAAATAGGTATGATATTTATTATGGGGAGAGTTCGCCTCCTGAAATAGAGGCCTCATCAGGAAATGACATAAAATATACCTATAAATCGATGGAGATAACAATAATTGATTCAAATTTTGTTAACTCTAGTTCTCTAACTGCATATTCTTTTTCCCCTGAGAGCACTATCGATTTAAAAGTAGAAAATTCTTTGTTCCTTGACAATAATACTGGCATCCAAGTTTTTGGCCCAGTAGATCTATACTTTAAAAATAACCTTGTTAGTAATAATGAAAAAGGAATTTTATTTGATTCGACTAATTCTAAAGGTATTTTGATAAATAATACTATAGATTCAAATGGTGGCTCTAAAGGATTTGGAATCTATAATAAAGGGATCATTGACATGCAAAATAATATTATCTCAAATAATAATTATGGAATTTATAACGAAGGTCATATTACTTATTCTAGTAACATGTTATGGGCAAATAAAATAAATCATGGCATCTCTGAAATTGATTTTTTAGTTTTTAATCCGTCATTCATAATCGGACCTAATGGTCCTTACTACCTTGACGAACAAAGTAAAGCCATAGATTCAGGTTCAGGCACTTCATCTTTTTTTAAGTTAAATCACAAAACAACAAACGTTAATGGAAACTTTGATAGGGGCATAGTCGATTTGGGACATCACTACGAATCTAAGTACAAGGCATCTTTATTTTCTCGCTTAATTGATATCTTATTCAAGTAATTGTAGCATTTTACGCTAATTTAGATAGTTTATAATTATTTAAAGGCGAAAAAATCATGGATAATTCATATAAGCGAGGATCGTCCTTAGAGTATTTGATGGAGTGAGGTTATAAAGGAATCCGATAAGGATTAATATTAGTATTTTATTGGTGATTAAATGAATCCTTTACCTGAAAGTTATATAAGAAAAATGGCAGATGAACCAACTTCGAAATTTCTCGATTTATGGAAAAAATTATCAGAAGAATTGCTTGGCTATCCAATCGAAATAATGATGGGTGATCGAAAGGATAATCCTGAGTTAAAACATATACCTGGAGAACTTAATAGTGCATATCCTGCAGTGATAGATGGAAAGGTAGTATTACCAATATGGTTAGAGAATCCAAAATCGTTTGATCCTTTACTAATAACGCATGAAATAGGACATTGGATCTTAATGATTAAGGGATTTAAAGGATTGGTAAATAAATATAATAGACAAACTGGGATGGATATTAACATGAATTCTTTAGCTCAGCATTCGCCTCTTTACAAACTTCAGAGAGACCTAGGACATGATCCACAAAAAATGATTGATACAAGAACAAAGTCCAATTTAAATATTCTATTCAGAGGCCCCGAACTAATGTTAGGGGACCGATGGGCTGAGTTTGCGCTTTTGTTTGCCGATGATGCATTGAACTGCTCGGAAGAACTAAAAAATGACCTTATTGAAATACTTCAAGAAGACTTTCCTGTTACATTTTCTTTTTTAGAAAAAATATTAAATTTAGTATCTAAGCACGATCTTAACGACCCCAAGTCAAATCTTGCTTTCTTAAGAAATTTAGTCGATACAATTTATTTAGGCGAAGGCTGGAAGGTAATTGACGAAGTCGTAGAATTAAAAGAAATGATAAAAGAATGCAATCAAAAAAACTAACCTACTTATACTTTATTTTTAAGCCCAGTACAATTAATACTAGGAATAGCGATATTCCATTTGCTAAAATAATTGGAAGATCTTTTTTATATAATCCGTATATTAGCCATAAAAATATCCCTGCAGATAAAAGAGTCCACATCCAAAATGATATATCTCTTGTTTCCTTTAATCTAATAGTCTTAATTACTTGAGGTAATGATGAGACAGTAGTGAGGAACGCAGCTGATAGGCCAATAATCGTAATAATGTCCATATATTGTAGAATATATATTTAAATCATATATCTTTCGGTAACTTAATTATTTTTGATGCAATTTGTCAAAAAACTTAATAAACTTTATTTATTAAAATAGATTAGGGATTATAATGATTCATCCAATTGATAATAGATATGGTTCTTTGGAAATGAGAAAAATATTTGATGAGGAGGAGAGATTAAATAAGATGCTTCTAGTCGAAGGAGCAATAGCAAAAGCTCATTCAGAATTAGGCCACATACCGAAAGAAGCAGGCAACGAGATTTTCAAGAAAGCAAATACAAAATATGTTTCTCTAGAAAGAATGAAGCAGATAGAATCAGAAATAAATCATGATATAATGGCATTAGTCCTTTCTCTTTCCGAGCAGTGCGGGGAACATGGAAAATATGTACATCTCGGGGCAACTTCAAACGATATTAATGATTCTGCAACAGCCCTCCAATTTGTCGAAGCTTTTAAAATTGTTTTTTCTGATTTAAATAAACTTGAAGATATACTTATGGAATTATCCAAAAAATATCGCAATACTGTTTGTGTGGGAAGAACTCACGGACAACATGCTATACCAACTACATATGGAATGAAGTTTGCTCTTTTCTTAGATGAGATAAGAAGAGCTAGAGATAGGCTCGAGTTTTCATATAGTAATGTTTCTGGGAAGATATCTGGGGCCGTTGGGACCATGGCATCATACAAAGATGGTCCTGAACTTCAAAAAAAAGTTGGAGATATTCTTGGAATTAAAATGGCCAAAATATCAAATCAAGTTGTATCTAGGGACACGTATGCGGATGTCATGTTCTCTTTAGCTTCTTTGGCTTCAACCCTAGATAAACTCGCTTTGGAAATAAGAAATCTTCAAAGAACCGAAATAATGGAAATTGCAGAAGGATTTGGTAAAAAACAAGTTGGCTCTTCAACTATGCCAAACAAAAAGAATCCAGTAACATGTGAAAAAATATGTGGTCTTGCAAGAGTATTATACTCTAATGTATTTCCAGCAATACTAAATAATCCTTTGTGGCACGAAAGAGATCTTACAAACTCCTCATGCGAGAGAGTCATCCATCCTGAATCATTTATATTATTGGACGAGATGCTCAAGGGCGCTATCAAAGTATTGTCTAGTCTAGTATTCTATGAGTCAAATGTAAAAAAGAACTTAGAGCTTACCGGATATTCAAATTTGGCAGAGGTGCTAATGTTAAAATTAGTTGAGAAAGGCATGGGAAGGCAGGATGCACATGAAACAATGAGGCTAGTTTCTATGAAAGAAGGAAGATTCATTGACAATGTTAAGAAAGATAATAAGATAAGAGAATTATTATCTGAAGCTGAAATAAACGATGCGTTAAATCCTGAAAAATATATTGGGTATGCTAAAGAGATAGTGGATGATGTCATTGGAAAATAATTTTTCTTTTGAGATACTCTATGAAGATGGACATAGACTAGGCAAGGTAAATTTAGGCGGCCAGGTAGAAAATACGCCCTGTATTATTCAAAATAATAGGGATTATTTTCAATTTGGCAATATAACTATTGAAAAATCCCTCTCTCATCTTGTCGCTGAAACTTATAAAAGAGGTAAGTATGACCTTTATACAGTTCCACTTGTCCAAATACCTTTTGACTTACCAATAAGAGAAGCAAAAAGATTATCTAGTTTAAATATATCAATAATCAAAGAGGAGAAAGGAGATTGCCTTCCAATCTACCTTACAAAGTATAGCGAATTAAATCAGGAACTTTTTGAGTCAATACCTAAAAAATCTATCTATTTTTTTAAAAGAATAGCCGATGAGAGAATTCTTCTTGATTTCTATTTTCAATTAAAAGAGAAATATCCTTCTTCTATTTTTTTCATTGATTCAAAAAATTATGAAATTCCAATATTTCTCTTCCTAGGATTTGACCTATTCTTAGCCGAAGAAAACAATGAACGGTTTTTCAACGAGTATCTTTCAAATCCTTTGCCAGAATTAGTAGAGATGTACTCAAATGGGTCTGTTAATTCTAGAAGATTATTAAGAATCCTATACAAAGAGTTCTTTAATTCTTTTGAAGTTCATTTGAGAAGAGAGTTTAAGAGGTCGTATTATATAGATGATATCTCTTTAGATCGGCCGCAGGTAGTGAGATGGAGAAAAGAAGTAGAGCAATATTATGTCCCTCCAACAAATATAATATTATTACTTCCCTGTAGTGCAAAAAAACCTTACCGAGTCTCTAAATCGCATATTAAAATTATCTCATTCTTAAGAGATGTGTTAAAGAATAAATACTCTAATTTATCTCAGTTAATTCTTACATCACCATTGGGCGTAGTTCCAAGAGAACTTGAAGACTATGCAGACTATGATATTCCTGTGACGGGGCACTGGAATCAAGAAGAGTTAGATTCTCTTTCTGGATTACTTTGTTCATTACTAAATAAATGTAATAATCCAGTTGTAATCGCACATTTTGGGGAGAATAGCCCTTATCTAAAGGCACTTGAGAAACTCCCGTTTAAAATACTATATACCCAAGGATCTCTTGAAGAATTAAAGAATATTCTTGAAACGAATAGAATTCTTTGGGATAAAGAGCCTCTTAATGAATATAAAACTAAAGCACAAAAAATGTTTTCATTTCAATTCAAGAAAGAATTTGATTTGCCTTTTAATTATATCGAAAGAAGAAAAACTACTGATTTGACTTTTAATAAAAAGATTATAGGTATTTTCCAGAATAAAATTAAAGTGAATGTTAAGGGTGGCGAATTAATAAAAGATTCCTTGTGGGTAAATATTGATTTTGATTTAAGAGGGGATATATTTTCTAAAGGCATCATAAGTAATTCTAAGAATATCCGCCCAGGGGATGATGTTATAGTTCAAAAAAACAATAAATGTATAGGTGTGGGGGAGGCAGTAGTTTCTGGGGACATGATGAAAAAGTTGAATAGAGGAAAAGTTGTTAAAATTAGGGCGAGATGATAGATTGAGCCACGTTATAAAATTAAGATCAAATAAGAGAATAGAAGCAATTGAAATAACAGAAGAAATAAAGAAATTTATTTCAAAATCAAATTTCTCTTCAGGTGTGGCGTTTATTTACTCTCCTCATACTACTTCAGGGATAATGATTAACGAAAGTTATGATCCTTCAGTAGCGGAAGACATTAACTCTTTTCTCTCAAAACTAGCACCACGAGGCATAGATTATAAACATCTTGAAGGAAATTCAGATGCACACATAAAAAGTTCCATAATTGGGCCATCCAAAACTATTATCATTGAAAATGAAAAACTTGTTCTTGGAACTTGGCAAGGGATTTTTTTCATGGAATTTGATGGTCCAAGATCAAGGAACGTATATGTAAAATTGGTCAAGGATTGATTTCATGCTTCAAACCGCTTTTAATGCCGCAAGGGCATCTGGGGAAATTCTAAAAAAATATTACAAAAATGATTGTGGAGTCTATAAAAAAGGAGATTTTGACATAGTAACAGATGCAGATTATGAATCTGAAAAGAAAGCCATCGAAATAATTAGCCAAAAATTCCCAGACCATTCATTTATATGCGAAGAATGCGGATTCTCCGGAAACGAGGATGCAGAGTATAAATGGCTAGTTGATGCACTTGATGGGACAATAAACTTCACTAGATGCGTTCCATTATTCTCTTTTTCAATTGCTTTATTAAAGAACGAGATCCCCGTCCTTTCAGTAATATATAACCCTATAACTGAAGACCTTTATTATGCAGAAAAAGGAAAAGGTGCTTACCTTAATGAAAGAAAACTCTTTATTTCTAAAAACATTAATCTCAAAGATTCAATAATTGTCAGTGATTTAACAAAAGATAGGAATTTTCACGAAGAATTTTTTAAGATGCTGCAGTCATTATCGAAAGAGGTTTTAGGAATTCGTTTAACTCAATCTACATCTATAAATCTTGCATTTGTTGCAGAAGGAAGATATGACATTTTTATTAAAAATATAATCAAGTATTATGATGCAATTGCTGGAGCCTTAATATGCGAAGAAGCAGGAGGCACTGTTGTTGATTTCTCAAGAAACAGAATTTCTAAATATTCCAAAGGAATTATAGTTTCAAACAGCGTGTTAACTAATAAAATATTAGAGATAATCTAGTCACTTTAAGAATATTTCAGGTTTTTATCTAACAGTTCAATGGCTTCTAGTACTTTATTTATATGCGCCCACATCTTGACCTGTTCCCATAGTTCTATTAGATTGTCTGCATACCCAGAAAATCTATAGTACATATGCTCTCTATTCCATATAGTTGATACAATTCCTTCTCTGTTAATTAGAAATGTCATTGGTAGGATTTTTTTAGAGCCATCTTTATCCAAGAATACTACACCGTATTCTTCTGAAA
Protein-coding sequences here:
- a CDS encoding right-handed parallel beta-helix repeat-containing protein, which translates into the protein MKKTLIALLFTLSFILSFGEIAYATSYHIYPGDDLANTITNNTCSWDIVCLHEGIHTLSADVNISGKSLPIVGDGYDKTIILLEDHVFRIYKTQNNANPMIFTISGITFKNAKASESIIFENYVPSHSITLVLSDCKFENLGDISFISAVYPIRDYKMTINRYDIYYGESSPPEIEASSGNDIKYTYKSMEITIIDSNFVNSSSLTAYSFSPESTIDLKVENSLFLDNNTGIQVFGPVDLYFKNNLVSNNEKGILFDSTNSKGILINNTIDSNGGSKGFGIYNKGIIDMQNNIISNNNYGIYNEGHITYSSNMLWANKINHGISEIDFLVFNPSFIIGPNGPYYLDEQSKAIDSGSGTSSFFKLNHKTTNVNGNFDRGIVDLGHHYESKYKASLFSRLIDILFK
- a CDS encoding DUF5591 domain-containing protein — protein: MMSLENNFSFEILYEDGHRLGKVNLGGQVENTPCIIQNNRDYFQFGNITIEKSLSHLVAETYKRGKYDLYTVPLVQIPFDLPIREAKRLSSLNISIIKEEKGDCLPIYLTKYSELNQELFESIPKKSIYFFKRIADERILLDFYFQLKEKYPSSIFFIDSKNYEIPIFLFLGFDLFLAEENNERFFNEYLSNPLPELVEMYSNGSVNSRRLLRILYKEFFNSFEVHLRREFKRSYYIDDISLDRPQVVRWRKEVEQYYVPPTNIILLLPCSAKKPYRVSKSHIKIISFLRDVLKNKYSNLSQLILTSPLGVVPRELEDYADYDIPVTGHWNQEELDSLSGLLCSLLNKCNNPVVIAHFGENSPYLKALEKLPFKILYTQGSLEELKNILETNRILWDKEPLNEYKTKAQKMFSFQFKKEFDLPFNYIERRKTTDLTFNKKIIGIFQNKIKVNVKGGELIKDSLWVNIDFDLRGDIFSKGIISNSKNIRPGDDVIVQKNNKCIGVGEAVVSGDMMKKLNRGKVVKIRAR
- a CDS encoding secondary thiamine-phosphate synthase enzyme YjbQ — translated: MSHVIKLRSNKRIEAIEITEEIKKFISKSNFSSGVAFIYSPHTTSGIMINESYDPSVAEDINSFLSKLAPRGIDYKHLEGNSDAHIKSSIIGPSKTIIIENEKLVLGTWQGIFFMEFDGPRSRNVYVKLVKD
- a CDS encoding inositol monophosphatase family protein, encoding MLQTAFNAARASGEILKKYYKNDCGVYKKGDFDIVTDADYESEKKAIEIISQKFPDHSFICEECGFSGNEDAEYKWLVDALDGTINFTRCVPLFSFSIALLKNEIPVLSVIYNPITEDLYYAEKGKGAYLNERKLFISKNINLKDSIIVSDLTKDRNFHEEFFKMLQSLSKEVLGIRLTQSTSINLAFVAEGRYDIFIKNIIKYYDAIAGALICEEAGGTVVDFSRNRISKYSKGIIVSNSVLTNKILEII
- a CDS encoding SemiSWEET transporter, translating into MDIITIIGLSAAFLTTVSSLPQVIKTIRLKETRDISFWMWTLLSAGIFLWLIYGLYKKDLPIILANGISLFLVLIVLGLKIKYK
- the purB gene encoding adenylosuccinate lyase, with the protein product MMIHPIDNRYGSLEMRKIFDEEERLNKMLLVEGAIAKAHSELGHIPKEAGNEIFKKANTKYVSLERMKQIESEINHDIMALVLSLSEQCGEHGKYVHLGATSNDINDSATALQFVEAFKIVFSDLNKLEDILMELSKKYRNTVCVGRTHGQHAIPTTYGMKFALFLDEIRRARDRLEFSYSNVSGKISGAVGTMASYKDGPELQKKVGDILGIKMAKISNQVVSRDTYADVMFSLASLASTLDKLALEIRNLQRTEIMEIAEGFGKKQVGSSTMPNKKNPVTCEKICGLARVLYSNVFPAILNNPLWHERDLTNSSCERVIHPESFILLDEMLKGAIKVLSSLVFYESNVKKNLELTGYSNLAEVLMLKLVEKGMGRQDAHETMRLVSMKEGRFIDNVKKDNKIRELLSEAEINDALNPEKYIGYAKEIVDDVIGK